In Labrus mixtus chromosome 9, fLabMix1.1, whole genome shotgun sequence, the DNA window AGCTGCTCGTACAGTCTGCAGAAACATGATATACACCATATCAATGATTTACTATCTGCCAcatctttttattattaaataacaGTGTGTACATTTAGTAACGCCTGTGAGCAAAGCTTGACCAATAATGACTGATTAGGTTGTCCGGTAAATACAAATGTATGACTCATCGTTAAACGTCACACACCGATCCAGTGCAGATGTTACAGGCACGAAAAATGACTAAAGAAATAATGAATCTTTGCATTTGTAGGTGTTAAAGAGCCATCAGAATAAATTTCAAGTATTTTTCATAACTGGCTAAAAACTCCTCTCAGTAGCTTTGACgtttaacaatttaaaaatgtttcttcaaaTTGAAAggaaagctgaaatacttcaaggGACATTATTAAGaaaatgttacttttctgttctaCAACCACACAGTGAAACCAATGAACAGGTTTTAGCTAAAGACATCGAAGCAGTACCTCTGAGTTCTCTGGTGCATCTCAGaaacatcttgttttctctgctctggTGTGAGGAGCttcacctccacctctctcAGCCTGGAATCCCTCACTGAAAGAACGGACAAATGACAAATTAGTTCCACTCACAGGATGTATCAAGGTTTATACCTCCGGCAAAAAAGTTTGCTAATAAACATTCAGGTAATCAGTAAAGCCTCTGAATTATGCACTTCTCATATAGAAGGCGTTTATAAAATGCATTTCTGACTTTTCTTTGAGTGACAGGAGATCATTATGAACAGaaagtttgtgaaaaaaatggaataaTCTATTTTTGTTCCAATGAAATATAGTTATTGTACAATGGCTATCACACCATGGGTTTCTTATTTGTCTGATTGTTAAAGTAGAAGTTCTAACTTAAATACATCGCTCGCAGAAAACTACCTAATTTTGTTTAATACACCTTGCAGGTCAGTTAACCATTTCTCTGACCTTTAATTTAACCAGCTCTCTTGTTCTAAGATGTTAAGATTTAGAAAGTCTTATTATTGCCACTAATGTATCTCAACAGAGGACTTCACAgttttcttttagtttcattTCTTTGAAAACGCAATAAAAGGCTCAACCATGTGAacaaatagtttgtttttctgccactCATGACTCAGATGACATGTTATTGGTTCTTTGAGCAAATTTCTGTGTTATTAAAACTTTAATCCTGACTGGTTTATACATACCTGGAAGGGGGCACTGGGCCTTTTTCTGATGTTTAAAGCCAGATGTCTCAGTGGTTCTGTGCAGCTCAGCCGGTCCTTCATTTAAATTAGTGTTAGCTTTATGTTGACTCTCTGAGTTGGTCTTCGCCTTACGGGAGACTGGATGGGATTCCTTTGCTATAGACGGCTCTCTGGCTTTAGAAGGCACTTGGATCTTAGGCTGAATCTTTGCGAGAGCAGCTTTGGCTTTTATTTCCTCAACTCTGCGAGATGATCTCTGGATCAGAGCTCTGCGCTTCTGCTGACTAACGTCCTGCAGgcttccaccaccaccaccccactGAAACTCCAGGAGCTCCTCTGAATGGAGGAAGGGAAGAGCGGAAAAGCTTGTAATGAGTTAATTGTGTTATAACTTTATGAGATGCTTATTAGGTCTGCTGGGTGTCTGTGCATGATACAATCCATATTTAAACCAGAAGCAGGTTTCCATATATTTCACGCATGCAGAACCAAATCTACTCAAGTCTGAGACATTTAAGATTTTACCTGGATGCTTTTGGTTTTTGTCCTCTTGAGTCTCATGCAGTAACAACATTGATTCTGACACCTGCAGAAGACAAAGGTTGTGTTCAGAATcactgaaaaaggaaaaaaaaaattgtctagAAAATCAGTCGGTGGATTTGATAATTACCTCTGTCTTCTGTTCTCTCTGTCCTTCCTCCTTCCATCCATCAGGATTTCTGTCTTCCCAAATGTCCTCTTCATCAGTGAGAGTAGTCTCTTGGTCCTGCAGTGTTGTGTCTGTCAGACTCACCAGGGTTATCTCAGACTGCTCCAGGATCCCCTTCTCACAGGCAGCTTCCTAATAGACACAGAGAGATGGATCAGCCAAAGATGTTACACtcattttattacaataaaaagacaaaaacttttaaaaactacaaatgtgATTTCCcgaaatattaataattaataaagttGAGTCATGAGAGAACTATTTAACTATTATTTGCACTCACTGCCCTCTAAAGGCACCACAATTGTAAATTAAGTTCAGAATAAAGATGTGTGTTTACCAATGGGAACAGAAAAATCATACCATTATCATATTTGAGAAAGAAGCCACATTCCTCAGGTTTGAACTCCGCTCAGACTCTAATTCTTGGACTGAAGATTTGTTCTTGTTAGAAATGCAGTTTGTGTCAGCGTCAGCTTCCTCCGGCTGTGGCAAACCCACTGCAGTTGAATCGTcacacatatttaaatgtgaCAGATTCAGAGCCGTTAACTCCACATCTGTCCTCTTGCTGGGAGACACTGTAAGGACAGATTCATGGGAATAGAGCTGGGAAGTCATCAGCTGGGAGAAGGATTCATGTACTGCTGGGGAAGCCGTCGTGCAGCTGGATGGCTCCTCTGCTCTGAGACGTTCGGGTGACTCTTCAGACTCAACAGAAGGATCATCGTGGGTTTCAAACTCTTCAGAAGGTGTGGAAATACGTCGATCTTCACTAGCGGGCTGCCCTTCAGGTGAGTTAGGCCCATCATGACCAGGCTGGTGAAACGTCACGGAGGGGTCTGAGGTTTCATTGTGGGTGACCTCAGCCAGTAACGGGTGGAACGAGTCAGAGTCTGGAAACACTAAATGGGTAGAACACAGGGACATAAAACATTGTTAATTTTCTTACAAAGGAAGATAATGAAATTAATGTTTTGCAACGTTAGAGATAATGTGGGGAAATAAATACCaatcgctcacacacacacacacttgtaagAGAATACAAACATAAAAGGGACAAGGTCATTCAATTTCATGATGAGAATTTCAGTTACAAGATTCCCAGGGACCCCCGGATTGTGCATCTGGGCCAGAAGGACATCTACCTATTCAAAAGCCTGAAACGTGCTTGTATAGAGCCCCACCAACAACCAGCACAATGGTTAGATATACACACCTGAACAACATCTTAAGACCGGGGGAAAATCATAAGTATTTGCATTTTGCGGTGGTGGATCGTAACCTGGTTGTAAGTAGagcttcaaaatgtaaaaaggaagaaacagaagcaagagacaaacaacaaaataggCCATTTATTGAAAACTGCATTTAAACTCAAACAGGCTGTTCATCAGCTGATCAAAAGTTCAAGACCTTACTTATATTATAATACTTGTAATTATCACCCGGTCTTAAGATTTTGTTCAGGTGCATAGTCGAGGAAATATATTCCATGGGAAAACTGACTCAGACACATGATCAAGACTGTGAAAACAAGTCATAACCTCTGCAGTAAAGGACGTAGTCAGAGGGTTCCCCCTGTTGTAATTATgtttaggtgtttgttttgcttaGGTTGTTTACActggaaacaaataaaaagcgtaataaaataaatatacaagatCGCTTACAATCTTGCAAAAACTGATAAGAGTAGATGTTCATAAATAATGATACTAGACCCCACATAAGATCTTGTCCTCAGTAAATACTTGAACACCTTCACATTATAGCTCACCTTCAGACCTCTCTTGGCTCCGGGTGATTGAACTGGCTCGGTCCTGGGGGGTCTGCTCCTGTGAATGTGGGGTCACACTCGGGAGGGAGGCCCTGTGTGTGGAGGCTTCAGAAGGTAAAACTGGATACGACGGCATGCTGGCTTCAGTTGAAACACCAAGGTCCACGTGAGTTCTTTCACCTGAAAGGATCAAATCTGTTTATGAAGTTAGCACATTTATCCTAACACTCAGAGGCCTTGATGTTTTCTAATATAAACAGGCTATACAGTGAGTGTAACTACGCTGGTTTACAGAGAGTTATAACTCAtgtgtaattatttttaagcccctttcacacatgcactgcactccaATGAAAACACATCTGGATGGGTTGCATGTGTGAATcgaatggatgaatggaaatCTGTAAAAGGTACCGCAAGCGAGTGGGTTGTGTGATATTTAGTTTATGCTCAGCAGAGTTTCTCTCCTTTATACTCTTCACTCCTCAGTTGTCatattgtttttctctgctgttgtgtttctttctaCATGTTGAATTAATAATAACACAGAAACTGTCACCATTACAGATGATTCCTCCTGCTGCATGCACTACCCCTCACCTGAAACCAAACTGAAAATCTGTCTGGggtgggattaataaagatcTATTTTATCTAATCCAGTCAAGTAAGAGTATTTTGATTTCTGAGAGTGTGTCTGACACTGAtcatctcctgctgtgaggtgcatgtgtgaaaggcaaatcctgaaaatatcaggaccTGAAAGTCCTAAAATGATCTAGAAAAAGAGTTCATATGTGGAAATGGCTTTTAAGAACAACTGCCTTCATATAAATTAAAGCATTTCTAGGTTTACATTCAATGTTAACCaataaacattacaaaaagacTCATGGATGTCTAATTATTCAGATTAGAGTAgatctttttaaaactttgctgCAATTTTCAGTCACACCATACAATCCTTCTCTTACCTGAGCTTCCACTGTGCTGGCCAACAGACTCATCCAGCTCCCCGACCAGCGGTCTCATCAGagtctcctcccctccttcatcCAGCCATGTGGTCGCCTGCTCCGAAGGCATCTCGCCAATCAGCTGGCCGGCATAGAAGTCCTGCCCACCACTCAGCCAGTGAGAGCTCGACTGATGGGAGAGGCGACCAATCATCCGCATCAGCGTTGAATCCCATCCACCCTGATCCATGCTCACTGACACCGACTGCCCCGGTGGCTGACCAATCATGGACGAGTGCGCTGACGGTTGACCAACCAGTTGCTCCATGGTCGAGTCTCTATGGTCAGCGGCGAGACAGGACGACTGGTCTACCAGGTGGCCAATCAGAGGTCTGAAGGAGTCCTGCTCCTCTGCTAGTGACGGGTCTTGTCTGGATGATGGCTCTTGGATTGGATTGATTATAGATTGTGCTGCACTGACCGGGCCACTCCTCCGTTCTGTTGCCATGTCTGAGGGAGGAGACTGATGAGTTGAAGAGCCGCCATCCTCCCCGCTCCTCTCCGAGACACAAACCAAAGACTGCTGAGAAACTGAAGGACCAGGGTCATCTGTGAATGAGCCTTCACCgtctgcagcacacacaaaaaaacagaaacagagacaatgttgtaaaatatagaaaaatacagaaccaatttatcaaacacaaaatctttacattttccaGGTGTGCAAAGGTGACACTTTACTCTTTAACAGAGAAACAACTTGAATGCCTTTGAGGGACACCCAAAGTTTTATTAGCATCCATGTCGACATTTtaacagaagaaataaaaataaacatgtttaaagcctggtTGAAAAAACTAATTTGGTATCAATAGCTCATTTCTGTATCTGGTACAGGGGataatttttattgattttatgaaggctaAAGGTTATCCATAATAAGGGGcttggctgatttgactgacaggcggcCTGAAGGCTTGAGCCCTGCCTCGGCTCCAACTCTTTGCCGGTATCTAGGTCGACCTAAAGAGAgcttgagacagcatttccattaTAGCCAGagcgggtgacgtcactgagaccacGCCAAAGGTTTTATGCAGTCTTTGTTTCTTGAACTTGACAGTTATTTTTCACCAGAGGCTTTTCTTGGGAGTAATGTTTGTAGTATTGGTAGCTTACCTGTGGTTTTCCCAGTGGTGCTGAGAGAGATGTTAAGTTCCTTTGTGTATCGGTCAATAATGCGCTGGATGCTGCTGTCATTGAACAGAGAGTCTACAGCTGGACCGGgatgagctgctgctgagcttTGGCCGGATGGAGAGGAGACGTGGAGTAAATGTGATTGCCCTGCATCCGCAAAATGCTTGAGTGGCAGGGATTTATCTATGAAGTagtgagaagaagaaaggagggcAAGTTTAAGCAACAAagtcagaaacaaaacatggaGCATGTTCTAAGTTTTATACACAGGAAGAAACTTGTTTATCCATTTTAAAGATGGCAATATGAAATACCCTGCATAATAGAACCACATTTAGCAGGACTTAGGGGGCCAAACGCCATGCAGCATTTAAGCATATATCAGCGTGCCCAACACTTAACCACATAGTTTATGTAATAagaaatacacaaactgtccctGTTGGTTAAATACATTGTTGTTTCGGCTTCAGGTATTTTCTGACCTGTTGAGCTGCACAGGATACTTTTCTGAGTTTCTATCATTCAAAAGGGCAATCATCTACTTTGTCAAAAATCAGGAACAAACAGCAGAATCAGTGTGGACTACAAGACACACTTACCAGTGTTTAAGTTTTGCTCAGGGTCAGAGGTGATGTAGCTCCCAGTTGAGATGGTGGTGGAGGAGAGGCAGTCAGAATCAGGGGGCCTGTGTGCTGACTGACCccaccaaaataaaataaaatgtgttagaaCCGAAAACACACAATCAGCTCACACACTCTCAATAAAGAAAGTCAGGTAGATACACATTATTTTATAAGTGAGCTCAGTTCAAGTGTAGAAACCATCAAGAGAGgtattttaaaaatacactCTTCAGgtggatttattttaacatcatcactcagtttgcaaaaacagacttatagacaaacacacaatgattcacaaacacataaatataaagatttCAGGGTCATATTTTGTAGTCTTTAGTCAATACTGTATGATGTATTTTGACCTAGGTAAAAGAAGCTGATCTTTATGAAGAGTGACTCCTGCTAAGAGTTAAAAATGCTATCATAACTTCCTCATGTTCTAgtcaaagtattttttctgtATTAATCTTTTAGCAatcttaattaattaaattagcCCTTAATCCAAATGTTATTAGTTTAAgacacaagcatgcacacacacatattcactgaGCTCAGTTCAAGTGTAGAAACCTTCAAGAGAGGTATTTTAAAAGATACACTCTTCGGgtggatttattttaacatcatcactcagtttgcaaaaacacacagacttgtagacaaacacagaaagattcacacacaaacatgcacataaatATAATGATTTAAGGGTAATATTTTGTTGTCTTTAGTCAGTACCGGATGATGTATTTTGACCTAGGTAAAAGAAGCTGATCTTTATGAATAGTGACTCCTGCTAAGAGTCAAAAATTGTACCATAACTTCATGTTCTAGTCTAAGTATTATGCTGTATTAATCTGTAAGAAAAATTCAAATtcgatttctttttttgcccttttttaCCCAAATGTAATTAGTTTAAGACAcgagcatacacacacatattcactgaGCTCAGTTCAAGTGTAGAAACCATCAAGAGaggtatttttaaaaaaatacactctTCAGgtggatttattttaacatcatcactcagtttgcaaaaacagaaacaaaggcaCAATCAAAGGTTGAGGCAGAGTTCGACCCAAGCACTCAGATTTGGCTATTCTTCCTCATTGGTCCACGATATGTGAACCTCAGAGGGAatttaaatgtagaaaacaaTGTGCCAATTGCAATGAAAGTACATCAATGCAAAGCTCCCCAGATGAAttacacaacagaaaacaagctgAATTAAAGAGGTTGCCAAGTTGCAACATAATATGAAGGAGGAAGGGAAGGCAGACATTTTTACTACATTTTGACAAAAGTGTTCCTTCCCTCGGAACTTTCTAATCAATCTCTTCTGGAAATTTTCCATAAAGTGATGACTTGTTCCAAGTGAAGGTAGTGTAACAAAAGAGCCTGAACTAAGTTTATAACATGTTCAGCTGGCCTGGTTACCTCTGTGGGGGATCTGAAGCTTGTGATTACACGACCAGAGTAGTCGGCTCCTCTCCCAGAGTCGGAGGAAACCGGTGAAAATATCCGAGGTGCTGTATCTGTAAAACAACGATACATCAAACTactttgacatgttttctttccacCAGGATGTCTTCATGACTACAATTCCCACATGCCCTTTTCTTACCAGACTCTAAGGATTCAGGAGATGTCCCTGACCCtaacagtctctctctccaggccaGATAGCTGGATGTCCTGGAGCTCGTCCCAGAGCCAGTTAGGCTTTCGGTggtctgctgccctctgctggccataGACGGCGTCTGCAAACTGCTGTCAGATGTCAGAGATGATTCTGATTCCTCCCGTGGATCCCAGCCTGCTGTGCCTAAAGGAACCCTCAAGCTTTCCTCTGGGCCTGGACACAAGAAACAGTAACAATCTGATGTTGCTCCTCATAGTTTGATGGATTTAGATTCACTTAAACACTTATTAACCAACCTCTTACTAGACTGGTGTCGACTGGTGTCTCCACCTCTTGAATGGCACTGAGCTCATGTTGCGCAGTCATCTCCATGATCCCCAGCCTGACGCGGGTCACTGGGGGCTTTGCGGCTCgaggaggagcgaggaggagtCCTTGGGAAGGGACTGATGCTGAGGACGGTCCAGCAGGAATATCACTCAGAGAGACAGGgtctaaaatgaaaaatataaataatgatcaTATAATTTCTGTAATACTTCAGTGTTTAGATTTACTTTAGAGGTGAGTTTTCACTGATCAAATAGTGTTATATTCTACTAGACTAGAGCTTTGAATGAGTTTAAAGGGAAATGTGAAACAGAACCTAACAAAACACAGCAGTTATCTATCGTTAGTGATCCATCCGCAAAACATTTCAATTCAAAAatcaaagttgaaaaacgaGATGGAAGACAGCGTGTCACATACCCGTCTCTTCATTGTTAGACGGGGGATGTTCTCTCTCCTGAGGATCTTCTTCTAGGTGTGATAAAGTTCCTCCATTCGTCTCCTCTATAGCTCTCAGCAGAGAAGCAAGTATTTTGAGACGAGTCTGGCTGACGCTGTCTGAAACAGACACTTCACTGGAAGCGTCTGAAGGTGGCTGTTGGTGAGAAAATACGTTAGAAAACTGTTTTATCTTTGATGCAAGCTCAAAAAGGGTTTTTTTAAGGAGTGTCATCTCTTGCAGTCAAAATGGGGTtacacattttaagtttttactCAATTTTGGATTTAGATTAAACCTGTGTAGGGACAGACTTTGATGTGTAAAGTGTACTACAACAGAAATTTACTCACCTCTGCATCATTTTGAATCCGAGCCTGCAGTGTCTCCTTCTCTCGCCTCATCCGCTCCCTCGCCCCTTCTTGTCTGcgtcgttcttcttcttcttgctgtCTCTCCTGCAGTGCCAACAACTCCCTCTGCTCCAGGAACCGTCTCTGGACCTCCTGCAGCTCCCGTCTCTGCCTCGCCATGTCGTCTTCTCTTGAGCTGAGGGATTCAGTCTGCGGGGGGAGGACTGTCTTAACCTCTTCACGACCTAAAAGGCGAGCAGTTACGTCCTCTGTGATTCTTTGGCTTGTGGTG includes these proteins:
- the cep295 gene encoding centrosomal protein of 295 kDa, with translation MEMKRKGAKLRPSPNEEARIIREEHERRRKLRIQQVREQQRNIALHIRRDVEQRRQRELEKLGEELREDWERQQREKLDTLQKLYQESLQLLGQGHRSAKENELDLAALARKEEENHAKAAERHREALKELKSQRLKDHERQNRCINTRKKALQAEKERAAKVASLPPPPPNPIQNIDAKKPHVVKKSDVSAFAATHYHMPESTVDREEETIQPDAHEGAELEVRRLQDLQREEQRRREEQLEKARLRGKQALRKEHLVQDRERLLVELEHMQQTDLLRRRQQVAHMPPQIFQPLYKRQETREDFQRDMEFAFEDMYTGERRVKGDLVVQLVPEPLPALSTDSQDQALDVTLDEISSPAVESSQQEAASSEYGTSAQEVPSKRAPRRALKKLLDRIRGQRNHWADQNSCISAADSPPANTDHIPERDTTIDTGSLTSEEKEHLPPAELPEPDSSPSAMATAEPAAADTLHPDGLLNRIQEFEEARKKREEELEREKRQQVVLLQELEEQKAKLEQMLLEAQQEREHLKTAVTEEVPVNPPEVLIQRQKLTSVPPGPANELVPRSGEDDHSSRIREYQQRLLEQNRTHQRSVEVARQRLEEYQQALRIRYNMTAASLSSAVVPPGVVHLPPQSAPPVHLPTPLLLPTTPAVSAYIHAKPQTSVQVPTKDSDVLSSPPYLTGSSLRVGSRLLSDEGESLSECSSNQRPEVTAWLTDNIMEKVTRHLREREGPSQVTTKPLPYKALTTHQSVSVPLQPTSDTTTSQRITEDVTARLLGREEVKTVLPPQTESLSSREDDMARQRRELQEVQRRFLEQRELLALQERQQEEEERRRQEGARERMRREKETLQARIQNDAEPPSDASSEVSVSDSVSQTRLKILASLLRAIEETNGGTLSHLEEDPQEREHPPSNNEETVSLSDIPAGPSSASVPSQGLLLAPPRAAKPPVTRVRLGIMEMTAQHELSAIQEVETPVDTSLVRGPEESLRVPLGTAGWDPREESESSLTSDSSLQTPSMASRGQQTTESLTGSGTSSRTSSYLAWRERLLGSGTSPESLESDTAPRIFSPVSSDSGRGADYSGRVITSFRSPTESAHRPPDSDCLSSTTISTGSYITSDPEQNLNTDKSLPLKHFADAGQSHLLHVSSPSGQSSAAAHPGPAVDSLFNDSSIQRIIDRYTKELNISLSTTGKTTDGEGSFTDDPGPSVSQQSLVCVSERSGEDGGSSTHQSPPSDMATERRSGPVSAAQSIINPIQEPSSRQDPSLAEEQDSFRPLIGHLVDQSSCLAADHRDSTMEQLVGQPSAHSSMIGQPPGQSVSVSMDQGGWDSTLMRMIGRLSHQSSSHWLSGGQDFYAGQLIGEMPSEQATTWLDEGGEETLMRPLVGELDESVGQHSGSSGERTHVDLGVSTEASMPSYPVLPSEASTHRASLPSVTPHSQEQTPQDRASSITRSQERSEVFPDSDSFHPLLAEVTHNETSDPSVTFHQPGHDGPNSPEGQPASEDRRISTPSEEFETHDDPSVESEESPERLRAEEPSSCTTASPAVHESFSQLMTSQLYSHESVLTVSPSKRTDVELTALNLSHLNMCDDSTAVGLPQPEEADADTNCISNKNKSSVQELESERSSNLRNVASFSNMIMEAACEKGILEQSEITLVSLTDTTLQDQETTLTDEEDIWEDRNPDGWKEEGQREQKTEVSESMLLLHETQEDKNQKHPEELLEFQWGGGGGSLQDVSQQKRRALIQRSSRRVEEIKAKAALAKIQPKIQVPSKAREPSIAKESHPVSRKAKTNSESQHKANTNLNEGPAELHRTTETSGFKHQKKAQCPLPVRDSRLREVEVKLLTPEQRKQDVSEMHQRTQRLYEQLDEVKHQKAIRSRQEAYAKNRLKAKEFHKKTLQKLRAKQTLQ